GCGCTCGGGGTCCTTCCGGTGCGTCAGCGCGATGCCGTACTCGTCCTGCGCGCCAATCCAGTCCGGGTGGTGGCGCCGCTCGCAGTCCAGGCCGACGTAGTGGTCCAGGGGCTCGTTCCAGGTGAAGGCGCTCAGGGCCCCGCCGCCGCGCAGCGACACCTCCGTGGCCGTCACCACCACCTCCAGCCGGGTGCGGACACACCGCAGGATGAACGTCACGGACACGAAGCCGCCCAGCACCACCACCAGGGGCAGCATCCACTCCTCACGCAGCCGGGCCAGGGACAGGCCCTGGTCCAGCGCGTAGGCGATGGGAATCACCACGAACAGCACCAGCGTGAGCAGGGGCCACACGACCTGGCCCACCAGCGGACGCGTGTGGAAGCGCAGCGGGAGGTCTCCCCCCATGTCCATCTTCTGGGGAACCGGTGAGAGCACTTCGAAGAAGGACATGGGGCCGGTGGCTCGGGTGTGCGGGCGATGGCTGCCTTTGACCCAAGCTCAACATGGCGGTGGAGGAACTGTCCACGTCTTCCCGGGTAGTCCGGGAGCTGTCGGACGGCCCGCGCCCTTCAGCGGGAGTGCTGTTTGAAGAAGTCCCACAGGATGGTGGTTCCGTCGGGACCCGCTGGGTCCGCGAACGGGAAGGCGCCGTCACCGCCGGGCCATGCGTGACCCATGCCCTGGATTTCAATGTGCTGCACCAGGAGCACGCCGTTGGAGACGTAATCCCTCGCGGTGTACT
The sequence above is drawn from the Corallococcus sp. NCRR genome and encodes:
- a CDS encoding alpha/beta hydrolase family esterase produces the protein MLVVHGTADDVVNPINGQQAARQFLQTNDYGDDGANNNSVSNTPARTTSAVSAGGRKYTARDYVSNGVLLVQHIEIQGMGHAWPGGDGAFPFADPAGPDGTTILWDFFKQHSR